TAGAGAGTGAAAACCTGGTAAACATAACCCTTGATAATGATATCCCCATCCATCTTGCCTGTCATATGCAAGGTCTTGCCTACAATTTTGCAGATCGTATACTGGCCGTTAACCGCATCAGTAATCCCAATCTCATCAAAGGGGACATGAAGATCTATGCTCGATAAAGTGAGTCTCGAAATAAACGGCATGCATATTGAGCATTTCATTTCTTACGAGATTGATAGTGACCTCTACATTGCCGACGACGCCTTTCACATGGAACTTGCGAACCCGGAGATAGAGATTGAACCGGGACAGCAATGCAAGCTTTATGTTAACAATCTTGTTGAGCTTAACGGAATAATAGAGAGGGTTGATGACAGGGACAGTAAATCAGGGACAACCCTTAGTGTAGAGGGGCGTGACCTTATGGGGCTTCTCGTCAGTTCCCGTGTGGAGGAGTTTGTTACCCTGAAGGATAAAAAACTTAAGGGCGTGGCTGAAGAGCTCCTTAAAAATATAAATTTTATTAACAGGAAGGGCATCATCTACGGAGAGGGGGGCAAGGATGACGTCAGGAAAAAAGAGGGAGATAAAGTTCAGGGAGAGTCCTTTGATTTGGTTCAGGCTGAACCGGGCCAGACAATATTCCAGGTGTTAAAAGATTACGCTGCTGCCAGGGGGCTTCTCTTTTATTCAAAATCTGACGGAACCCTCGTATTCGGAAAGCCTGTTGAAAAAGGAGAAGCTAAACTGAGTCTCATCAGGAGGCTGAACGGCAAAGGAAACAACGTTGTTAGCAGTTCAAGGTCGAGGAATATATCGGGGAGATACAGGAAGGTCACTGTTTTAGGCCAGCGGCAGGGCGCCGATAACCTCAAAGCGGCGGAACTTAGCGCCAGCGGTGTAGCAGAAGATAAAGATTTCCCATTTTACAAACCTTATGTCACCACTGCCGGGGGGGACGTTAAAGACTTAAAGAGCCATGCCGAATTCATTATGGATAAACAAAAAAGAGACGGTGAGCGCCTCAATTTTTCAACAGCAGGACATCGCCAGAACGATAAAAACTGGCAGGTTAACGAGCTTGTTCGTGTCATTGATGAGAGAAGAGGGATCGATGAAAATATGCTCATTACAGGCAGGGTCTTTAAAATGTCCAAAGATAGCGGGACCACAACAGACATAAGAGTGGCGAGGTTAAAAAAATAGTATGAAACTTATCAGATCCATAATAACAGCTGTTACAGAAGGAAAAATAAAACTCTTTTCAGGCGCTGGACGGGTGGGGGAGAGTTTTAGTGACAGGGAGTACTTCCAGCACTATGGATTCACATCGAGACCTCTCGAAGGAGCTGAGGCAATCCTTATCAAAGATGGAAATGTGATACAGGTTATTGCTTCTGATGACAGGAGGTACAGGCTGGCAGTCGAAGATGGTGAGGTAGCCATCTATAGTGATGAAGGAGATAAGGTGCATCTGAAAAGAGAGAATAAAATTGAGATCAAGAGTGGGGGAACAGTGATTATCGATGCGCCAAATATTAATCTCGGTGTTGGAAGTGAGACTGATCCTTTGCACAGGTTAATCGATGAGAGGTTTAAGGATCTTTTTAACAATCATATACATAGCGGTGTACAGGTAGGGGTTGGAGTGACAGGTAAACCCACACCGGTCGATCCGCTCATTCTTGATAATCACGCAACATCGATAGTAAAGGGGAAGTAATGGACTTTAAAATCAAAACGGCTTCAGGCCGACCTCAGATGACTTTTGAAAAGGCCGACAATATTATGAACAATATTTACTTAAGCCTGGCCATAGCAAAGGGAAGCTTTTTTATGGACCCTCAATTCGGCCATCGTTTTAATGAAGTCAGGAAAAATACTGCAGGTGCGCCGGGGCAGGTAAAAGAATATGCAAAAGAGGCCCTTCAGTGGCTCATAAAAACAGGTAGGGCGAAAAAGATAGAGATAGTTACGGAGCGGGACGGACGGGAAAGGATAAAAATCAGGGTGGAAGCAACACAGGCTGATGGAAGGGAAGTCACCTTTGATACTTTTTATGAGGTTGTTTAGGAGCCTGAATGAAAACCCCTGCTTGGCAGGAGAACTGTCATTTCGAACATAGTGAGAAATCTTAAATGATACAAGAATATAAGATGTTAAAGATTTCTCCCTCTGGTTCGAAATGACGCAATGAGGGCCGTCTTTGCGAGCGAAGCGAAGCAATCTCTCTGTATTGTAACCCTTTGTACCAAAACGAAAAGTGATAGTTTTTATAGCAAATCCATTTTTCAATAACCAGGAAATGAGGTAAAAATGAGTTTTCAAAAAACATTTGACGATCTTTTAAGTGAAATTCTTGATGATTACCGGGCTCAGATCCCTGATGCAGACACTTCAAAAGGAAGCCTTATTTTCATAAAAAGCGCTTGTATGGCCTCAGCACTGTGGGGTATCTACAAACACCAGGAATGGATATCGAGGCAGATTTTCCCTGATACGGCTGATAGGGAATACCTGGAAAGGTGGGCGTGGTTATATGCAATAGAAAGAACAGCAGGAGAAAGTGACAGCGAGTTGCTGCAAAGAATACTTGACAGGATTCAAAGCCCGCCGGCAGGTGGTAATAAGGCTGATTATATTCGCTGGGCAAAAGAAGTGCCTAATGTGAAGGAGGCCTATTGTTATCCCCTTGGAGGTGGCCTTGGAACAGTGTATGTCCTTATCCTGGCTGATGAAGCGGCAACCGGTTCGGAAACACCTTCCAGTTACGCCGATATAACAGGGACAACTGATGCTGTTGGTGCCCCTCCTGACATTAAACTCATTGACTCGCTGACTGACTTTGTCACTACAGGTGTACAGATGGGGGATAAGGTAATCAATACCGGTTCCGGTAAAACTGCGCGTGTTGTTAGTGTTGATGCACCGGGAGAACTTACTCTTGATACTGACATCTTTACATCAGTCGGCCAAAGTTATACCATCAGGAGTCTCACTGTAGAGACAAAGATCTATATTGAGGGACTCCAGCCGATTATGGCAGGAGAGGCCCTTTCGGTTATTAGCCCCCCCATTAAAGAGCAAAATATTACCATGACCATGACAGGAGCCAATACGGATACTATACAGGCAGCAGCGGATATAGAAGCCTATATGAAGGCAATGGAGCCAGATGAGACCTTATATCTTGCTCAGTTAACTACAATAGCAATAAATAACGGAGCAGAGAATGTGACTTTTACCTTGCCTGCTAGTGATGTTAATACTACTAATTTTGAAGTGATAAGGCCAGGTACAGTTACTGTTGTATAAACAGATGTAGGGAAGTGGAACTACATGAAGTTTATTTATAATTTAGGAGGTAGTTTTGGGTTTTACTGATAATCTTGATCTTTATTTAAAATTTGATAATAGCCTTCAGGATGACAGTCCAAATAATTTTACTGTTACATCCTATAATGGCTCATCATTTCCAGATCCAGCTGTTGTAAAGTTGGGGACTAATTCAAGGCATAATGATGGTATAAGCGCTTATGAAGATATTGAAGGGAGTGAGGGCCTTAATCCTTTACCCATTACCTTTGGAGGGTGGGTAAGGCCCGAGTCAAATCCGGGAAAATATGGCGCCATCCTTAATAAATATAATGCAGCGTCAGGAAATGGTTATTCATCTTTTGCAGTTAGTGGTAGTACCGTTTTCGGCTGGTATTTTTTTAGCCTGAGTCGATATTGCCGCTTGGATAACTATGCAGATCAGCAAGGTGACTTTTCTATTCCTTTAGATGAGTGGAGCCTTGTTATTCATCGTTTCGATTCAACAGGTGGTAAAACCTATATCGGAAAAGCCGGGGATGACAGTATCCGGTTGCAGGTCATGTCCAGTTGGGTGGGGCCACCCGGTCCATCAACATCCGCTTACAAAGTTAATTCCGGTTGGTATAGAGGCTCAACTGAGTATTTAAAAGGTTATAAGGATGAACTCTTTATTTATTCCCGCGGACTAACGGATGGTGATGTCACAACTCTCGGTGCACCGGCTGGTGGTGAGATAGCTCAACTATGGAATAACGGGAATGGTATTGAGTTAATTGAGAATGCTGTTCAAGATCCAACGGCATCGAGACATGCAGATATATTAAAAAAACTTTTCCCGGTAAAAAACATGGAAGGTCTTCATGATATAGACACAATAGTAGAAGGAGACTATCTGGATAAAACATCGTCACATGGTGATGAACTTCTTGATGAAATGTTACCTCAGACCACTGGTGATCTTATAGGAGATTGGGAAAGAATAACAGGTGTTAGTCCTAATGATATTGATACTATTGATGAGCGACGTGAACAGGTAGTAGCCAAGCTGAGAGCAAGGGGACGGCTCGATAAGCAATATTTCATCGATCTGGCGGCGGCTTATGGGTATAGCATAACGATTGAAGGCTATAAACAGATGCGTTGCGGTGAGGCCGAATGTGGAGATGTGCTGGCCCCGGAAGAGATTGTTTATGTATGGAAGGTGATTATTTCAGAGCAGAACCAGGAACTGGAGGCGCTTTTTAATAAACTGAAACCGGCTTATGCGCTGGTGGAATTTGAATATACAGGATAGATAGGAGGATATTATGGCGAAGACAGAATTTATTGATAAAAATCCACCAACGGAACCGGGGACGGTCATTACGGCCAAGCGTATGGATAGCCTCAATAACCAGGTGCCGACAGGGGAAGATTTTGACGGAAGTGCGCCCCTTCTCCATGCTCAGGATATCGGTGCCGCCAATGCCTACGTATTGGATCTCGTTTTCGGTGACCAGGTATCGAGCGGGACAAACAGCTCGGTCACTACAGATCGGCTCGTCGACAATACGGCTGACTTTATTACCGACGGCGTAGAAGCGGCCATTAACGGGGAGAACGGCTTCGAGGTACTCAACCTGGTTGACCGGACCAGTACCTATGTGACGGAGGTCCTGGATCTAAACACGCTGGTTCTCAATGACGACATCTTCCCTGATGTAGGAGATACATATGCTATCGGGCGTCATCTTTTTCAGGCACCGGTGGCACTCGTCGAAGGATTGCGATTGTCATTTAAGGCAGCCAATGCCAACACGGGAGCCAGTACGCTCAATGTGAACGGAATCGGGGCGGTGGTCATAAAAAGGCGGGACGGGTCGGAGATTAGGCCCGGAGATATTAAGGCGGACGAGATTATCCGGGTAAGGTATAACGGAAGCGATTTTACGCTCATGAGTGAAGCCATTGTTAAACCGGCCCTGTGGGACAGCGTGGCCGGGAAAGTACTGGGCGGTAGCGGGAGCGACTATTTTTACAACGTATATAGTGATGGAGATTTTATTTACGCTGTTGGTCTTACGGGAAGCGGCCATGCCGGTCAGTTTGACGGGCTGATTGTTAAATTCGACAAAGGGCTGAATGTCATTAATAAACGCTCTTTCGGCGGCGCTTCGGGTCTTGAATGTTTCCGGGGAGTATGTGGAGACGGCACTTATATCTATGCCGTGGGAAGTACCACTTCTGAAGGAACGTCTATGGATGCCCTGATTGTTAAATTCAGTGCCTCTGATCTGTCGGTACAAGCGAAGAAAATCTACGGTGGGTCAAGCGTCGACCATTTCGGCGACAACGGCTGGCACGGTGGCGTCTGGTGTAATAACACTCATGTTTTTGCTGCGGGACGTACGTCGTCAGAAGGCGGTTCCGGAACGAGTGCCCTGATCGTTAAATTTAATCTTGCTGATCTGACAATTGCAGACAGGAAGGTTTACAGTGGGTCCGGCTCTAATTTTTTCTTCGATGTTTACGGAGATACTTCCTATGTCTATGCCGTGGGATATACGTCGTCAGAAGGAGCAGGCTTTGATGACGGGCTGATCGTTAAATTTAATATTACAGATCTCTCTATTGCGTCCAGGAAGGTTTATGGTGGAACAGGGTCAGAGCGTTATCAAGGTGTCTGGTGTGACGGCACTTATGTTTATGCAGTAGGTTCAACCAGTTCCGAGGGCGCTGGCAATGCGGATGCCCTGATTGTTAAATTTAATGCCACCGACCTGACAATTGCTGCCAGGAAAATCTATGGTGGCACTGCTACGGATAAATTCTGGGCTGTGAGGGGTGACGATTCTTATATCTATGCTGCAGGCGGAACAAAATCTGAGGGGCTTGGAAGCGGGACCGATTTTAATGGGCTGATTGTAAAGTTTAACGTTAGCGATTTGACGATTGCGGCCAGGAAGGTATGCGGGGCCAATGGTGAATCTGAGTTCATCGGAGTAGTTGAGGAAGACGGGTTTATTTATATTACAGGTTATACGCAGCCAGAAGGGGCCGGTTATCATGATTGTCTGATTATGCGTATAGATACCGATTATATGCGGGCAAAAATACCTGTCCTGTCAAAGAAGGGGATATCGGAATATAACGATTCTGCTCTTACGCTGGCAAACTCGGTACAGACACTGGCCGACTCAGCCCTCACTCTGGCTGATTCAGCTCTTACCCTGGCTGATTCCACGTCGACTGATGGAGCCCCGACGGTGACTGAAGAGGAGATATTCTAATATGGATCTGAGAATATACCTTACGCTTACGATAATGCTGCTGCAAACGGTACTTGTGATTTTACAGATGAAGACGGCGCTCCTGTCACACCGGCGACGGCAACCTACAGGATTGATGATGTCAATTCGGATACGGAGATAAAGGGAGACACTCCCTTACCGGGTGGTTAAATATCACCTGTGAGAAAAGGAGACATTTCTGTCTATTGAATCCCTGTCGGGTACATTCCCTGCTGCTTGCCGCAGGGTGGTTGATTTTTTTTCAAAATCCCTGGTGGATGAATTTCTCGTGATTTGATTCAATAAAGCGGGAAGGCCGTATCTGCATTTATACCCGAGCTAATTGAAAAAGTACTGAATTATCGTAACTGTTAATCCGTTCCAGGGGCACCTATAAAAAAGATGAACAAACTTTTAACCTCATGGAGATTTAATTGAAAGAACTCCCCCACAAAAGAAGCTGGAACAGCATTTTTATTTTGAATACCAGGAAAGTGCGGGTGCTGGACATGAGATTATAAAACTCAGGAGGAGTGGATACTGATGGAAACGAGAAGAGTAAAATACGGCAGTAATGACAAGATTCGTTTTGCCTTATATACGCCTGATGGAAAGAACATTAGGACAGATGTCGTTTTTGCCGCTGGGGATGTGACTATCAGCAAGGACGGCGCTGCTGCGGCGAACGTGGCTGCTCTCCCTGTTTACGCCGCAAACGGTTTTGACATTGAGTGGATGCCTGCGGCGGGTGAACTTGACGCGAAAGAGATAACGCTTCGTATCAAAGACCAGGACGCTGCCGAGACCTGGCTTGAATGTGTAAAGCTTCTTCAAACGGAAGGGGATGCCAATGCCATGTTCACCTATGATGGGCAGCCTTCAGTGAACATACTTGGCGCGGCAGGTTCCGTTCAGCCCGGATATGCGGAAGAGGCAGGTACCTTCGATCTTTACCCCGGTGATGATATTTCCATTCCCTTTACCATTAACGGCGACATGACAGGCCATTCTCTTTACTTCTATATGAAGGAGTCCAGTAATGATTTAATCTTTGCTGTTGAGGACAAGGCCCTATCAAACTGGACGGCGACGGACGGTATTACAAGCGGAACCATAGATTTCGCAAGCGCTGAGACGGATAGCCTGATACCGGCAATTTATAATTGCGAGATCAAAAGTAAACATAATACCAACTTAAAGGTAGCCACGGTCTGGTCGGCAAAGGCAAGGCTTAAAAAACCGGTGGCAAAAAAGACGGATGTACCTTAATACACAGTAAATCATCTTCTGCTTTACTCTTAATATTTAGGAGAAATTATTTAATGGCACTGCAAGACGGGTTAGTCTCTGTATGGCATATGAATAATGATTGGCTTGATTCATATGGAAATAATGATGGTACATCTACAGGCGCTATTTTTGACCCTACCATAAAAAAATTAGGCACTCATTCCGGGCAGTTTGATGGCGTAGATGATCGAATTGCTATACCTGATGATCCTGGCTTATCTTTTGGAGATGGAACAAATGATTCATCTTTTAGTATATCTCTATGGATAAGGCATGATGGAACGATATTAAATAATATGGGATTAGTATCTCAGGACAGTCCTGCAGGAATCAGAGGATGGGGACTTTCTTTAATTCATATCAGTGGAAAGCATTACCCTTATTTTGCGCTATACGATAATTCTCCCACCAATAGAATAGTAAGACGAAGTATTGGAACAGAAGTTCCAATAGATACGTGGTGTCATTTGGTTGCCACTTATGATGGAAGTTCTTTATCTTCCGGTATGAAAATATATCTGGATACTTCCAGGGTAGACGATGATCATGATAATTCAGGAACATATGCTGCCATGCATGATCTTTCAGTCGATTTCTCTATCGGTTATGCAGTAACTGGAAGTTATTATTTTAAAGGTAATATTGATGAAGTTAATGTATGGAATAGAGAATTGTCCTCTGTTGAAGTTGCGGAACTATGGAATATTGGGGCGGGTATCGAGCTTACTGTGGATAGTAATATTCTGATTGGTAAGGTTGTATCCGCATGGTCAATGAATGAAATATCGGGTAGCAATGTAAGTGATAGCTTTGGAACTAATAATGGGATCGTAACGGGAACAACAATAAACTCGACAGACCCTAAAACAGGCATAGCTTGCAGATTTTTCGACGGTATAAATGATGATATCACAATAACAGGGTATAAAGGTATTCTTGGTACGAATCCGAGGGCTTTTTCTGCTTTTGTACGTTCTTCAGATACTAAAATCCAGCGAATTTTTGCTTATGGTGCAGATGTTTCGGCAGGTTTGATGACACTTAATGCCGAGAACAACAAGCTGTCTGTAAGAATATATAATGGCAATATAATCTATAATGCACCGGGATTAAATGATGGCAACTGGCATCATGTAGGTTTATCTTTACCAAGGAATGCAACCTTGAACGATGTTCAGATATACCTTGATGGCCAGGTATTAACAAGTGTCTCATCATCAAGTAATCCAACGACAACTATCAATACACAATCAGGTCAGGATTTCAAGATTGGTTTACATGATACAGATCTACCTTCCAGATGGCATGGTGATATTGATGCAACTCACTGGTTTAATGATGAATTAAGTTCTGCGGAATTTGCATTTCTTTATAGCAATGGAGCTGGAATTGAAATAAATGAGCTTCCAAATGACTTTACGGTCATAAACCTCAGACGGAGTGGATACTGACTCGGGGCTGAAGAAAAGGGGAGGTTCTGTTTATTGAATCCCTGGCGGGTGCATTCCCCCCGATCCGGGATAAAGTGGGAACGTTATCTCCGCGCTCATACCCACTGCTTGCGCCGAGACGGATAGCCTGATACCGGCAAGTTATAATTGCGAGATGAAAAGTAAGCATAATACCAACTTAAAGGTAACCACGGTCTGGTCGGCAAAGGCAAGGCTTAAAAAACCGGTGGCAAAAAAGACGGATTTGCCATAATAAAAAATCAAACTATCTATTTCTTATGATTTCGAGATTTACTCTTTTCCATCAAATAGAAAAGCGAGTGCACTTTCAAAGGGAAATGTTGTCAATAGAGGAACCGCATAATGTCTGAACTGGATAACCCCACAGGAATATACCATTTTAATTCTGATTTTAATGATGCCTCAGGATTTAACAGACATTTAGTTCATTCCGGAGTTACGATAGACAGCACTGCTCCCAGGTTAGGAACGGGATGCGCTCATTTTGATGGGATCGATGATAGCGCTGCATTACCGTCATATTTTGATTCTCTAAATGCACCTTTCTCCTTACTTGCATGGATAAATGTTGATGATCCAACATCTTCATTCCGGCAAGAAATAATTTGTGGAAGTCAAAATGATTTTGCATGGGGCATTCAAATGACAACGGGAGTATTATTTTTTACCAGGATTGGAGCGAACTACGTAGAAAGTAATACACCAATATCTCCAGGGTGGCATATGGTTGGCCTTACTTATGACGGCATTACTGCGAGATTTTATCTTGATGGCTTACCGGACGGAAACCCGGCCTATGCCGACCCAGGATTTGTAGCCTCTCGGAAAGCAGTAGGGGCCAGACCGGATACTTTAACTGACTGGTATGCTGGATTAATAGATGAATTAGTCATATATGACAGCGTTATATCTGACATTGGAATGGCTGATTATTACAATAGCGGGGCGGGAGTAGAGCTAGCTCCACCCCTATTAACAGATAAATTGGAGGCTATATACAACTTAAATAATAATTGGAATGATTCCAGCCCTAGTGGATATAACGGTACCCCAACAGGAGGCGCCAATTTTAATAGCAATGACAAAGTATTGGGTTCACATTCCGGATCATTCGACGGAGTAAATGATTATGTTACTTTTGGGAATGTATTAGATGTGGGAGATAATGATCTTTCCATATCTTGCTGGATTAAAACGACAGATGCAAGTTATTCTAATATTATTTCAAAGGGAAAGAGCGGTGATTATTCCTGGTTAATCAATATAAACCCGGCAACAGGTGGTAAACTACGTTTTGTTTTATTTCAACCCGATGCCAATACCTATTTGTACCCTGTTTCCACAACGGATATCAATGATGGAAACTGGCATCATATCCTTTGCATATTTGATCAGTCGGCAGAAACAGCGGCTATATATATTGACGGTATTTTGGAGGTGTTAGACAATTCACCGACAGGGACTTTTAATAAAACGTCAACAGCAAATTTTCGATTTGGCACAATGGATGATGGCTCCGGTCCTTATGGTGGATTATTGGATGAAGTAAATATATGGTCCAGAGCGTTAAGCGATGGAGGTGTTGCTGTTGGTCAAACTGCCGGTGGAGAAGTTGCTCAATTATATAATAGTGGTACAGGGATAGAGTTAGAGATTACTCTATATGATGGATTTGTGTCTCAGTGGAGATGGAATAATAGCGCAAAAGATGAGCTGGGTAATCACGATGCCACCATAACAGGTGCTGCATTTGATGATACGATAAAAAAACTGGGTTCACATTCCTTGAATTGTGACGGCGTCGATGATTATGCTTCCATTCCTGATCATCCGGATTTAAGAAACTCAGAGTTTTCTATTTCAGGGTGGATATATGTACCCTTTTTAGGTGCTGAAGGCTATATCTGGATGAAGCAGCTTGGATCGTCTCCACCCTATACAGGCTATACATTAGAGTTATATACAGATAACAGGTTTTATTTTCAGGCTGGAGATGGCGTTTCCTGGCCTGCCTATCAGCTTACATCAGCTCCAGTTACTTCTGCAGGTTGGTATTTTTTTGCACTCACTGTTTCTGAAAAAGAAATTAAAATATTCGTGAATGATATTGAGCCCCTATCAATAAGCGGCGGTTCCATTGTTCATAACACGATGGATGCCTGGATAGGAAGGAATCCTGATAATCAGGCTTTATATAAGCCTGCTCATGTTGATCAATTGACTTTTCATACTCGTGTGCTTTCGACTGCTGAAGTTTCAAGATTGTATAATAACGGCATTGGTACCGAGCTTTCCTCAGCGGGTTTAACGGATGGATTAATTTCATTATGGCATATGAATGGTGACTGGTCGGATTCTGTCGGTCCAAATAATGGAATTCCAGCGGGAGCGTCTTTTGATACGGTTAAAAAGCTGGGTTCTTATTCAGGGCAATGGGACGGAATAGATGATTACGTTAATTGTGGTAATGACAGCAGTTTAGGATTTACAAATGATTCTGAATTTACAATCTCCGCATGGGTATATCAAACAGGAGATGGCCCCGATGGAAATGGTGGAACTATTTGCGGCAGATATGATGCAGGTAAGGGCTATCTTTTTTACCACTTTACAGACTCAAGGGGATTATTTTTTCAATGTGACTCAGTGGGATTTATATCAAATTACCAAATACCGCTTTCAACATGGACTCATGTGATTTACAGAAGAGACGCTAATGATCATAAACTCTACGTTAATGGTGTTTTAAGGGCCGGTGAAACAAAGGGCGTTTTAAGTGATGGAAATACAAATTTTTATGTGGGAACTCATTCATCGGCGCTTACGCAGGAATGGAAGGGAAATATTGACGAGTTATCTATATGGGGGCGAGCCTTAACCGATGGAGACGCAGTCATTGGACAAACTGCAACTGGTGAGATTGCGGAACTCTGGAATAGTGGGGTAGGGACTGAACTTCTGGTTGCTGCTTTGAAAGCGGATTCCAGGGAAATAAAGGACCTGGGATTTACAAAGGAAATGTTTAGTGCCGTTGAGGAACTCCTTGACTTTGATACTTATTTGCAGGGCATCCTTGATGAAAATTTTAATGAAGTTAAAGAGAGACTCTCTATAGATGTTTACAACGATCCGGCCAGAATTGATGATATTAGACGGGTCGAGAAGTATCTGGCTGCAGCAGAACTCTGGGAAAGAAGAGCAAATCTTGTTTTATCCATGGCCCATTCCGATGGACCCACCGGGGAATTGGAGCAGGCAAGGGCAGAAGTTTATAAAGTGAGAGCCAGGGAAATTATAGACAGGCTGAACCCTCCTTCTTAAAAGATTCTCACTGAATAATATTGACATAGAGGGAGCTTCATTTATAATTAGTTTTCATCGGTCAAGGGTGCTTTTTCGCAATCTCTGCGTCAATCTTCGGCTTTGCTTGTGCGATGTACAGTAGTACAACTCGGCGAAACCCTTGATTCCCTTGACCTTGCAAAAAATCCCTCCTTTCCGAATTGAAAACAAAGTTTCATTTATTATAGTTTCTGGATGGACACTAATTAGCGCTCCAATAAATTTATGAAGGCCGACACAATGATTGATCATATAATTTTAAATGTTACCTATATTGACGAGGCGAAGGAATTTTACATGATGGCCCTGGCGCCCCTTGAATATGAAATGATTTGGGAGCAGCAGACCTGGGCCGCATTCGGCAGGGACGGTAAACCTTTCTTCCTTATTCAGCAGGGGCAAAAACCCAATCCGCCCCTTCATATCGCTTTTCGTGCCGATAAACGGGTCATGGTAGATAATTTTTATAGCGTTGCCATTGCTTCGGGAGGGAAAGATAACGGCAAACCGGGCATACGCGAAAAATACCATCCCAATTATTACGGCGCTTTTGTTTTTGATCCCGATGGTAACAACATTGAGGCTGTCTGCCACGATGCTGAGTAGAATTAGTCCTGAATTCTCCTTAATTGCCACGCTTAACGTTAGAATCCGTTGATTTTATAGCCATTTTCCTTTATTATAGCGTCATAAAATTGCAAGAGGTAATCACTTGAAAAAAGAAAACTATAACGTCGCCGTTGTGGGCGCTACCGGCCTTGTGGGACAGGAGATTCTGTCTATTCTGGAAGAGAGGAATTTCCCTGTCGGTGAGCTTAAATTGCTCGCTTCTGAGAGATCTGCCGGAACTGAGATGGAGTTTTGCGGAAAGCAATATAAGGTGGAGGTGCTGGCTGAAGATTCCTTTGAAGGGACCGATATCGGGCTTTTTTCACCCGGTGGCGCAATCAGCGCTAAATTTGCTCCTCTTGCAGTCGGGGCAGGCGCTGTCGTCATCGATAATACAAGTCATTTCAGAATGGACCCCCACATTCCTCTTGTTGTGCCCGAAGTCAATGCTGAAGAGATTGCCGACTATAAGAATAAGGGCATCATTGCTAATCCCAACTGCTCAACCATTCAGATGGTGGTGGCATTAAAACCGATTTACGATGAAGTGGGAATAGAGAGGATTGTTGTTTCAAGTTACCAGGCTGTATCGGGGGCCGGCAAGGAGGCCATTGATGAACTTCATGACCAGATTGTCGCCGTTATGAACCA
This DNA window, taken from Deltaproteobacteria bacterium, encodes the following:
- a CDS encoding LamG domain-containing protein; the encoded protein is MSELDNPTGIYHFNSDFNDASGFNRHLVHSGVTIDSTAPRLGTGCAHFDGIDDSAALPSYFDSLNAPFSLLAWINVDDPTSSFRQEIICGSQNDFAWGIQMTTGVLFFTRIGANYVESNTPISPGWHMVGLTYDGITARFYLDGLPDGNPAYADPGFVASRKAVGARPDTLTDWYAGLIDELVIYDSVISDIGMADYYNSGAGVELAPPLLTDKLEAIYNLNNNWNDSSPSGYNGTPTGGANFNSNDKVLGSHSGSFDGVNDYVTFGNVLDVGDNDLSISCWIKTTDASYSNIISKGKSGDYSWLININPATGGKLRFVLFQPDANTYLYPVSTTDINDGNWHHILCIFDQSAETAAIYIDGILEVLDNSPTGTFNKTSTANFRFGTMDDGSGPYGGLLDEVNIWSRALSDGGVAVGQTAGGEVAQLYNSGTGIELEITLYDGFVSQWRWNNSAKDELGNHDATITGAAFDDTIKKLGSHSLNCDGVDDYASIPDHPDLRNSEFSISGWIYVPFLGAEGYIWMKQLGSSPPYTGYTLELYTDNRFYFQAGDGVSWPAYQLTSAPVTSAGWYFFALTVSEKEIKIFVNDIEPLSISGGSIVHNTMDAWIGRNPDNQALYKPAHVDQLTFHTRVLSTAEVSRLYNNGIGTELSSAGLTDGLISLWHMNGDWSDSVGPNNGIPAGASFDTVKKLGSYSGQWDGIDDYVNCGNDSSLGFTNDSEFTISAWVYQTGDGPDGNGGTICGRYDAGKGYLFYHFTDSRGLFFQCDSVGFISNYQIPLSTWTHVIYRRDANDHKLYVNGVLRAGETKGVLSDGNTNFYVGTHSSALTQEWKGNIDELSIWGRALTDGDAVIGQTATGEIAELWNSGVGTELLVAALKADSREIKDLGFTKEMFSAVEELLDFDTYLQGILDENFNEVKERLSIDVYNDPARIDDIRRVEKYLAAAELWERRANLVLSMAHSDGPTGELEQARAEVYKVRAREIIDRLNPPS
- a CDS encoding VOC family protein → MIDHIILNVTYIDEAKEFYMMALAPLEYEMIWEQQTWAAFGRDGKPFFLIQQGQKPNPPLHIAFRADKRVMVDNFYSVAIASGGKDNGKPGIREKYHPNYYGAFVFDPDGNNIEAVCHDAE
- a CDS encoding aspartate-semialdehyde dehydrogenase → MKKENYNVAVVGATGLVGQEILSILEERNFPVGELKLLASERSAGTEMEFCGKQYKVEVLAEDSFEGTDIGLFSPGGAISAKFAPLAVGAGAVVIDNTSHFRMDPHIPLVVPEVNAEEIADYKNKGIIANPNCSTIQMVVALKPIYDEVGIERIVVSSYQAVSGAGKEAIDELHDQIVAVMNQQPLKCETFPYQIAFNCIPQIDSFLDNGYTKEEMKLVNETRKIFGDDDIRVTATTVRVPVFFSHSESVNIQTEEKISVERVKALLQNAPGVQLVDNPSALHYPLAIDSAGNDEVFVGRIREDESEENGLNLWVVSDNVRKGAALNAVQIAEELIEKYI